In one Nitrososphaerales archaeon genomic region, the following are encoded:
- a CDS encoding prenyltransferase yields the protein MALKIWFAETRPQFLILSIVLVFLGTCVAIYEGFFNPIHTLLALIGLLLLHISVNVLNDYFDYTSGIDLETKKTPFSGGSGILPSRLLQPASVYKFGVVCLLLGVTIGIYFIIVQGILLLPIVIVGAISVYFYTTKFTKWMIGELFAGLGLGALPVLGTYFVHSGTYSLLALVASIPPFILTHNLLFLNEFPDADVDKKYGRKNLVIALGKARASKLYSILTILTYCWIILFSIIGIMPLYVLISLLTLPFAIKAIRNAIRYHSSEMIIPALGANVITVLVTQALMGVGFLIAAFI from the coding sequence ATGGCATTAAAGATATGGTTCGCGGAGACGAGGCCACAATTTCTCATACTCTCGATAGTCCTCGTATTTCTGGGCACTTGTGTTGCGATATACGAAGGCTTCTTCAATCCGATTCACACATTACTCGCACTTATCGGCTTACTCCTTCTACATATAAGTGTGAATGTATTGAACGATTACTTCGATTATACATCGGGAATCGATCTGGAGACGAAGAAGACACCTTTCAGTGGAGGTAGCGGAATCCTTCCATCAAGACTCCTTCAGCCAGCTTCGGTATATAAATTCGGGGTAGTCTGCTTATTGTTGGGGGTTACGATAGGTATTTACTTCATCATCGTCCAAGGTATACTCCTTTTACCGATCGTTATAGTAGGTGCGATCAGTGTCTACTTCTACACCACCAAATTCACTAAGTGGATGATCGGTGAACTCTTTGCTGGTCTAGGGCTTGGTGCACTACCCGTTCTGGGTACATACTTTGTTCACTCGGGCACGTACAGCCTATTGGCTCTTGTCGCATCGATCCCTCCATTCATACTGACTCACAATCTGCTATTCTTGAACGAGTTTCCGGATGCGGATGTCGATAAGAAGTATGGTAGGAAGAATCTCGTTATAGCCTTGGGCAAAGCAAGGGCTTCAAAGCTCTATTCGATATTGACGATACTTACGTACTGTTGGATTATACTATTCTCGATCATCGGAATAATGCCTCTCTACGTTTTAATCAGCCTCTTAACACTTCCATTCGCTATAAAGGCGATACGCAATGCAATTCGATACCACTCGAGCGAAATGATCATCCCAGCACTGGGTGCGAATGTCATTACAGTATTGGTAACTCAAGCCCTGATGGGTGTAGGATTCCTAATAGCAGCGTTCATTTAA